The Shewanella sp. NFH-SH190041 genome has a window encoding:
- a CDS encoding methyl-accepting chemotaxis protein produces the protein MSLSIKNQIILATASIVAIVCGLQAWLSVSSLTELTLQNVNAEMKQSSGATSNFISAWLELRKQILLVNENAVTKGRDISSQMRQTKRVGHFSAVYTAFEDNRLVTAEKNADWAKDYHHKDHDWYKQARESSELIVTSPYNNVHQNLVVTLAKSFAGSSPGVLAADVPVADIVDQVRDIKLQNDGFAVLIDGHNNIVAYKDAAMTGTSLTTLDSELTPAFIRRLGQADEPYEFHFDPDNRTKWIYVTPIQGTKWNLAIFMDKNVALQAVKQQVWLDLMTTLGLFVLVLALGSWIMTRLLKPLAELNDAVDELAQGDANLSYRLTIKRDDEIGRLSTSMNRFIAQLQTLISDLVQRTDTLNNITEDASKVSERTAQAIDQQRQQVDQAATAIHQMSISASEIASHAEMSATAAQSSSAACGQGQEIISRNMKAIDRAAREIVDASGVITELDTNIQGINQILVNIQSIADQTNLLALNAAIEAARAGSHGRGFAVVADEVRTLSQRTHTATEEVSRIISTLQNNAQRAVQAMSNSNEQAQVGVNFAQQANDCLMQITDSITHISDMANQIANAAEEQRAVSEDISQNTRRILNAADDVARQASAGNQQNRQIAVEVSGIGQQINRFQI, from the coding sequence ATGTCTTTGTCCATCAAAAATCAAATTATTTTGGCTACTGCAAGTATTGTTGCGATTGTGTGTGGGTTGCAAGCGTGGCTTTCTGTTAGCAGTTTAACTGAGCTAACGCTTCAAAATGTGAATGCTGAAATGAAGCAAAGTAGTGGTGCTACCAGCAACTTTATTAGTGCTTGGTTAGAGCTGCGTAAGCAGATCTTATTGGTGAATGAAAACGCGGTAACGAAGGGGCGGGATATCAGTTCCCAAATGCGTCAGACTAAACGCGTCGGGCACTTTTCTGCTGTGTATACGGCATTTGAAGATAATCGTTTAGTTACCGCGGAAAAAAATGCGGATTGGGCCAAAGATTATCATCATAAAGATCATGACTGGTATAAGCAGGCCCGAGAGAGTAGTGAGCTGATTGTGACCTCGCCTTACAATAATGTGCATCAAAATCTGGTGGTGACGTTAGCGAAATCTTTTGCCGGTAGCAGCCCTGGGGTATTAGCAGCGGATGTGCCTGTAGCGGATATTGTCGATCAAGTCAGAGATATTAAGCTACAAAATGACGGTTTTGCGGTACTGATTGATGGCCATAATAATATTGTGGCTTATAAAGATGCTGCGATGACAGGCACTTCTTTGACAACATTAGACAGTGAATTAACGCCAGCATTTATTCGTCGTCTAGGTCAGGCTGATGAGCCTTATGAATTTCACTTTGATCCAGACAATAGAACGAAATGGATTTATGTGACCCCGATTCAAGGGACAAAGTGGAATTTGGCTATTTTCATGGATAAAAATGTCGCATTACAAGCGGTTAAACAACAAGTATGGCTGGATTTGATGACCACGTTAGGTCTGTTTGTATTGGTCTTGGCGTTGGGAAGTTGGATTATGACCCGATTACTAAAACCTTTAGCAGAATTGAATGATGCTGTTGATGAGTTAGCCCAGGGGGACGCCAATCTTAGCTATCGCCTGACGATTAAACGTGATGATGAAATCGGGCGTTTATCAACTAGTATGAACCGGTTTATTGCTCAGCTGCAGACACTGATTAGCGATTTAGTTCAGCGTACCGATACGCTTAATAATATCACTGAGGATGCCAGTAAGGTATCAGAACGGACTGCTCAAGCTATTGACCAGCAACGACAGCAAGTTGATCAAGCCGCGACGGCAATTCATCAAATGAGCATTTCTGCGAGTGAAATTGCCAGTCATGCGGAGATGAGTGCGACTGCTGCTCAGTCTTCATCCGCAGCTTGTGGTCAGGGGCAGGAGATTATCAGCCGTAATATGAAGGCGATTGATCGTGCGGCGCGGGAGATTGTCGATGCCAGTGGGGTGATCACCGAATTGGATACAAATATCCAGGGCATTAATCAAATTTTGGTCAATATTCAAAGTATTGCAGATCAGACCAATTTGCTGGCGTTAAATGCTGCTATTGAAGCGGCTCGGGCTGGCAGCCATGGGCGGGGCTTTGCCGTTGTTGCTGATGAGGTACGCACCTTGAGTCAACGTACACATACCGCAACAGAAGAGGTCAGCCGCATTATTAGTACTTTGCAAAATAATGCTCAACGCGCGGTGCAGGCGATGAGTAACAGTAATGAACAGGCTCAAGTCGGGGTGAATTTTGCGCAGCAGGCAAATGATTGTTTAATGCAGATTACCGATTCCATCACTCATATCTCGGATATGGCGAATCAAATCGCCAATGCGGCAGAAGAGCAGCGGGCCGTTAGTGAGGATATTAGTCAAAATACTCGACGCATTTTGAATGCGGCCGATGATGTTGCTCGACAAGCCAGTGCGGGTAATCAGCAAAATCGCCAGATTGCAGTTGAAGTCAGTGGTATTGGTCAGCAGATAAATCGTTTTCAGATTTAA
- the ubiK gene encoding ubiquinone biosynthesis accessory factor UbiK: MINPKKIEDIAKQLTDNLPSGLKQFAGEFEDRSKQILQNQLMKLDLVSREEFDVQQHVLLKTREKLEALQARMDELEAKLNEHKS, translated from the coding sequence ATGATAAATCCAAAAAAAATAGAAGATATCGCCAAGCAGCTGACGGACAATCTCCCTTCAGGTCTGAAGCAGTTTGCCGGCGAATTTGAAGATCGCAGCAAACAGATTCTACAGAATCAACTGATGAAGTTAGATTTGGTTTCTCGGGAAGAGTTTGATGTACAACAGCATGTACTGCTTAAAACCCGGGAAAAACTTGAGGCCTTGCAAGCCCGGATGGATGAGCTTGAAGCCAAACTGAACGAGCACAAGTCGTGA
- a CDS encoding multidrug efflux RND transporter permease subunit codes for MRFTDIFIKRPVLAGAISVLLLILGIHALTGMQVREYPKMTNTVIKVSTAYYGADANLIQGFITQPLEQALAQVDNVDFMTSESFLGTSSISVYMKLNTDPNGALADVLAKINSVASKLPKEAQDPTVTMSTGSQTSTLYISFSSDKLNSSQITDYLERVVKPQLFTINGISNVNLYGGTPYALRIWPEPAKMGAYNITATDLLHVLQANNYQSAVGQTNSYFTLLNGTADTQVATVDALENLVIGSKDGMVVRLGDIAKVTLAKSHDVYRALADGKEAVVVGLDVTPTANPLTVAADARAMLPEIKRNLPPAMKAEILYDASLAIDESIHEVAKTIIEAAVIVIVVVMLFMGSLRAVVIPIITIPLSLIGVALVMQMFGFTLNLMTLLAMVLAIGLVVDDAIVVVENVDRHIKAGESPFRAAIIGTREIAVPVISMTITLAAVYAPIALMGGVTGALFKEFALTLAGSVFISGIVALTLSPMMCSKLLKENSQPNAFERGVENFLEKLQHKYALALDAVMQKRPVIIVFALIVLASLPIMFKDIPSQLAPNEDNGVVMMLGTAPSSANLDYIQNNMKLVTDIIKAQPESAGSLAFIGIPSSNQAMGIAPLVPWSQRDKSQAQMQQIIGKQAKEVPGMAVTTFQMPALPGASGGLPVQFVITSSNSFESIFQIGSNVLEKVKKSPLFVYSEINLKYDSGTMKIHINRDLAGVYGITMQDIGATLSTMMTDGYVNRVSIDGRSYEVIPQVKRELRSTPEDLSKYYLKAADGKSIPLSSLVDIQVVSEPRSLPHFNQMNSITVGAVPAPGVAMGDAINFLETIGKQDLPKGYNYNFMGEARQFVEEGDALYVTFGLALAIIFLVLASQFESVRDPLVILVSVPMAISGALIALGWTHVFGLTSLNIYTQVGLITLVGLISKHGILMCEVAREEQVLHGASKMDAIKHAAAVRLRPILMTTAAMIAGLIPLLFASGAGAAARFNIGIVIVAGLGVGTIFTLFVLPVVYTFLAERHKPLPVFDENQPVAIAATKSTDTQAQ; via the coding sequence ATGCGATTTACTGACATCTTTATCAAGCGCCCGGTGTTAGCCGGGGCGATCAGCGTACTGCTGTTGATCTTGGGTATCCATGCCCTGACTGGGATGCAGGTACGTGAATACCCCAAGATGACCAATACGGTGATCAAGGTTTCCACCGCCTATTATGGTGCCGACGCTAACCTAATCCAGGGCTTTATTACCCAGCCACTGGAGCAAGCGCTGGCTCAGGTGGACAATGTTGACTTTATGACATCCGAGAGTTTTCTGGGGACCTCCAGTATCTCTGTTTATATGAAGCTCAATACCGATCCCAATGGTGCACTGGCTGATGTATTAGCCAAAATCAACTCGGTAGCCTCCAAGCTACCCAAAGAGGCCCAGGATCCGACCGTGACCATGTCCACCGGCTCCCAAACCTCCACCCTGTATATCTCCTTTTCCAGTGACAAGCTCAATTCCAGCCAAATCACTGATTATCTGGAACGGGTAGTTAAGCCGCAGCTGTTCACCATTAATGGTATATCCAACGTTAACCTGTACGGTGGTACCCCTTATGCCCTGAGGATCTGGCCTGAGCCGGCCAAAATGGGGGCGTACAATATTACCGCCACCGACCTTTTGCACGTATTGCAGGCAAACAACTACCAAAGTGCTGTTGGACAGACTAACTCTTACTTTACCCTGCTCAATGGTACCGCCGATACCCAGGTGGCAACCGTTGATGCATTAGAAAACCTAGTGATTGGCAGTAAAGATGGCATGGTGGTGCGCTTAGGTGATATTGCCAAAGTGACCTTGGCAAAAAGCCATGATGTTTACCGTGCTTTAGCTGATGGTAAGGAAGCCGTTGTTGTCGGCCTAGATGTTACCCCAACGGCCAACCCATTAACTGTGGCAGCCGATGCCCGGGCGATGTTACCGGAAATCAAACGCAACCTGCCGCCAGCGATGAAGGCCGAGATCCTCTATGACGCATCGTTAGCGATTGATGAGTCTATCCACGAAGTAGCCAAGACGATTATTGAAGCGGCCGTTATCGTGATCGTGGTAGTGATGCTATTTATGGGATCACTGCGGGCAGTTGTGATTCCGATTATCACCATCCCTCTGTCTCTGATCGGTGTGGCGCTGGTGATGCAGATGTTTGGTTTCACCCTCAACCTGATGACGCTACTGGCCATGGTGCTCGCCATCGGTTTGGTGGTGGATGATGCCATTGTGGTGGTGGAAAACGTCGATAGGCATATTAAAGCCGGGGAATCACCATTTCGGGCGGCTATTATCGGTACCCGGGAAATCGCAGTCCCCGTTATTTCTATGACCATCACACTGGCGGCAGTTTATGCGCCTATTGCCTTGATGGGCGGGGTAACTGGAGCCCTGTTTAAAGAGTTCGCGTTAACCCTCGCAGGCTCGGTCTTTATTTCCGGTATTGTTGCCCTGACCCTGTCACCTATGATGTGCTCCAAACTGCTCAAGGAAAATAGCCAACCCAACGCCTTTGAGCGTGGCGTGGAAAATTTCCTGGAAAAACTGCAGCACAAATATGCGCTAGCACTCGATGCCGTCATGCAGAAGCGACCTGTCATTATTGTCTTCGCCCTCATCGTACTGGCCTCACTGCCCATCATGTTTAAGGATATTCCGTCTCAACTTGCCCCGAATGAGGATAATGGGGTGGTGATGATGCTGGGTACCGCGCCATCGAGCGCTAACCTGGACTATATCCAAAACAACATGAAACTGGTGACCGACATTATTAAGGCTCAACCCGAATCTGCCGGTTCACTGGCCTTTATCGGTATCCCAAGTTCCAACCAGGCCATGGGGATTGCCCCATTGGTGCCTTGGAGCCAGCGGGATAAGAGCCAAGCCCAGATGCAGCAGATTATTGGTAAACAAGCCAAAGAAGTACCGGGCATGGCGGTAACCACCTTCCAGATGCCGGCATTGCCGGGGGCATCTGGTGGCCTGCCCGTTCAGTTTGTTATCACCAGCTCTAACTCATTTGAAAGCATTTTCCAAATCGGCTCCAACGTGCTGGAGAAAGTGAAAAAGAGCCCGCTGTTTGTGTACTCCGAAATCAACCTGAAATATGACTCAGGCACCATGAAGATCCATATCAACCGGGATTTAGCCGGGGTATATGGCATCACGATGCAGGATATCGGCGCAACACTCAGCACCATGATGACAGATGGTTATGTCAACCGGGTCAGCATTGATGGTCGCTCTTATGAGGTGATCCCACAGGTGAAACGTGAACTGCGTTCAACACCTGAAGATCTGTCGAAATACTATCTGAAAGCGGCTGACGGCAAGTCCATCCCACTGTCCAGTTTGGTTGATATTCAAGTGGTATCTGAGCCCCGCTCACTCCCGCATTTTAACCAAATGAACTCAATCACAGTGGGGGCAGTGCCTGCTCCTGGCGTCGCCATGGGCGATGCGATCAACTTCCTGGAAACCATAGGTAAGCAGGATCTACCGAAGGGCTATAACTACAACTTTATGGGGGAAGCCCGTCAGTTTGTTGAAGAAGGCGATGCCCTGTATGTCACCTTTGGTCTGGCGCTAGCCATTATCTTCCTGGTACTGGCAAGTCAGTTTGAAAGTGTGCGTGACCCCTTGGTTATCCTGGTATCTGTGCCTATGGCAATCAGTGGTGCACTGATTGCACTGGGCTGGACCCATGTCTTTGGCCTGACATCACTGAACATCTATACCCAGGTGGGGCTGATCACCTTAGTTGGCTTGATTTCCAAACACGGTATCTTGATGTGTGAGGTAGCCAGAGAAGAACAGGTACTGCATGGTGCCAGTAAGATGGATGCGATCAAACATGCAGCAGCTGTGCGTTTACGACCGATTCTGATGACCACTGCGGCGATGATTGCCGGCTTGATCCCACTGCTGTTTGCGTCTGGCGCCGGGGCTGCAGCCCGCTTCAATATCGGGATTGTGATTGTTGCAGGCCTTGGGGTCGGCACTATCTTTACCCTGTTTGTGCTGCCTGTGGTCTATACCTTCTTGGCAGAGCGTCACAAACCGCTGCCGGTATTTGATGAAAACCAACCTGTTGCTATCGCCGCGACAAAAAGTACTGATACGCAAGCTCAGTAA
- a CDS encoding efflux RND transporter periplasmic adaptor subunit, with protein MKKWFLIMVIIALLAFGSVIGFNWFIQQKTKEAITNMPEAVYPVTAMKLEPVQWQPTIDAIGFIEPNQGVTIANESSGIVKSIDFENGTHVNAGTLLVQLDSQVEQANLKAKQVQLPALKADYDRLLRLYRQKSVSKQDLDNAESRYMALQADIESLKATINERQIKAPFTGIVGIRSVNLGQYLQIGTNIVRLEDTSSMKMRFTVPQTQLSHIHVGQLVHINVDAYPNHVFEGQIAAIEPAVFYQSGLIQVQARIPNTDGKLRSGMFAKAAIVLPTLKDQLVVPQTAINFALYGNSVYVIHKSHEKTGTALRVKQVNVNVLERSGAEALVSGDLKAGDEIVTSGLVRLSNDSKVNIVQSNALQLPAAMPAL; from the coding sequence ATGAAAAAATGGTTTCTGATCATGGTGATCATTGCCTTACTGGCCTTTGGTTCGGTCATCGGTTTTAACTGGTTTATCCAACAAAAAACCAAAGAAGCAATTACTAATATGCCAGAAGCAGTTTATCCGGTCACAGCAATGAAACTGGAGCCGGTACAATGGCAGCCAACAATTGACGCCATCGGTTTTATCGAACCGAATCAAGGCGTCACCATCGCCAATGAATCCTCCGGTATCGTAAAATCCATCGACTTTGAAAACGGCACCCATGTTAATGCCGGCACCCTGTTAGTACAATTGGACTCTCAGGTAGAACAGGCCAATCTGAAAGCCAAACAGGTTCAGCTACCGGCACTGAAAGCCGACTATGATCGCCTGCTGCGTCTGTACCGACAAAAATCTGTGTCCAAGCAAGATTTGGATAATGCCGAATCCCGCTATATGGCATTGCAAGCCGATATTGAAAGCCTGAAAGCCACCATTAATGAGCGCCAAATTAAAGCCCCATTTACTGGCATTGTGGGTATCCGCTCCGTCAACTTGGGCCAATACCTGCAAATCGGAACCAATATTGTACGACTGGAAGATACCAGCTCGATGAAGATGCGCTTTACCGTGCCTCAGACTCAACTGAGCCATATCCATGTTGGTCAATTGGTTCATATCAATGTTGATGCGTACCCCAATCATGTGTTTGAAGGGCAAATCGCCGCAATTGAACCTGCCGTGTTTTATCAAAGCGGTTTGATCCAAGTTCAGGCCCGCATTCCTAATACCGATGGCAAACTGCGTAGCGGTATGTTCGCAAAAGCCGCTATCGTATTACCCACACTGAAAGATCAGCTGGTTGTGCCACAAACTGCGATTAACTTCGCCCTGTATGGCAACTCTGTGTATGTGATCCATAAAAGCCATGAGAAAACCGGTACCGCCTTGCGGGTGAAACAGGTCAATGTCAATGTACTGGAGCGCAGTGGGGCTGAAGCATTAGTCAGTGGCGATCTGAAAGCCGGTGATGAAATTGTCACATCAGGTCTGGTACGACTGAGTAATGACAGCAAGGTCAATATTGTCCAGAGCAATGCGCTGCAGCTACCCGCCGCCATGCCGGCACTGTAA
- the rep gene encoding DNA helicase Rep yields MKLNPAQNDAVHYVSGPCLVLAGAGSGKTRVIINKIAYLVQQCGYNARHIAAVTFTNKAAREMKERVAQSMGRKEARGLWISTFHTLGLEILKREHKQVGLKAGFSLFDDQDTLALLKELTEKELQEDKDLLRLLATAISNWKGALVVPERAAKIARGEQEQLFALLYQRYAQHMKAYNALDFDDLILLPTLLLRHNEVVREKWQSRIRYLLVDEYQDTNTSQYELVKLLVGDRARFTVVGDDDQSIYSWRGAKPQNLVLLGQDFPALKLIKLEQNYRSSQRILHAANILIANNPHVYDKALFSQLGQGEPLRVLMAANEEQEAERVVAEIIRHKFVNRTRFGDYAVLYRGNHQSRLLERALMTNRIPYKLSGGTSFFARAEVKDIMAYLRLVVNPDDDNAFLRVVNLPKRGIGPATLERLGNFANHKHISMFEALFHPDLNHELAPSAMAALYDFGRFIVDTGEIAKRGEGVDAIKQLIRNIRYEDYLYETSTSAKAAEMRMKNISELYRWVTEMLNGDDLDEPMTLPEVVTRLTLRDMMERNQEDEGGDQVQLMTLHASKGLEFPYVFMVGMEERILPHQTSIDEDNVDEERRLAYVGITRAQKELWFVMCRERRQFGETLRCEPSRFLAELPQDDLVWENRQTPKTPEQRMQTGKANISNLRAMLNKGN; encoded by the coding sequence ATGAAGTTAAATCCTGCGCAGAATGATGCTGTTCATTATGTTTCCGGCCCTTGTCTGGTGCTGGCGGGTGCCGGTAGTGGCAAAACCCGGGTGATCATCAACAAGATTGCGTATCTGGTACAGCAGTGCGGCTACAATGCCCGTCATATTGCTGCGGTGACCTTTACCAACAAAGCCGCTCGGGAAATGAAGGAGCGGGTCGCTCAGTCGATGGGCCGCAAAGAGGCGCGCGGGCTATGGATTTCCACCTTTCATACGCTGGGGTTGGAAATTTTAAAGCGGGAGCACAAACAGGTGGGGCTCAAAGCCGGTTTCTCTCTGTTTGATGATCAAGACACGCTGGCACTGCTGAAGGAACTGACCGAAAAAGAGCTGCAGGAAGATAAAGATTTGCTGCGTTTGCTGGCCACGGCCATCTCCAACTGGAAGGGAGCTTTGGTGGTCCCGGAACGCGCGGCGAAAATTGCCCGGGGTGAGCAGGAGCAATTGTTTGCTTTGTTATATCAGCGCTATGCCCAACATATGAAGGCGTACAATGCGCTGGATTTTGATGATTTGATCCTGCTGCCAACATTGTTACTGCGTCACAATGAGGTGGTGCGGGAAAAATGGCAAAGCCGGATCCGTTATCTGTTGGTGGATGAATATCAGGATACCAATACCAGTCAGTATGAATTGGTGAAACTATTGGTCGGTGATCGAGCCCGTTTTACCGTGGTGGGTGATGATGACCAATCTATTTATTCCTGGCGCGGGGCGAAACCGCAAAATTTGGTGTTACTGGGACAGGACTTCCCTGCGCTCAAGCTGATTAAGTTGGAGCAGAATTATCGCTCTAGTCAGCGTATTTTGCATGCGGCGAATATTTTGATTGCCAATAACCCCCATGTATATGACAAAGCACTGTTCAGCCAGTTAGGCCAGGGTGAACCACTGCGGGTGTTGATGGCGGCCAATGAAGAGCAGGAAGCTGAGCGGGTGGTGGCTGAGATTATTCGCCACAAATTTGTTAACCGTACCCGGTTTGGGGACTATGCGGTATTGTACCGCGGCAATCATCAGTCACGGCTGTTGGAGCGGGCACTGATGACGAACCGTATCCCCTACAAGCTCAGTGGCGGCACGTCGTTTTTTGCCCGCGCTGAAGTGAAAGATATTATGGCGTATCTGCGTCTGGTGGTGAATCCCGATGACGATAATGCTTTTCTGCGGGTAGTCAATTTGCCTAAGCGGGGCATAGGCCCGGCCACGCTGGAACGGTTGGGTAACTTTGCTAATCATAAACATATCTCGATGTTTGAGGCGCTGTTTCATCCTGATCTGAACCATGAGTTGGCCCCCTCCGCGATGGCGGCACTATACGATTTCGGGCGCTTTATTGTTGATACCGGAGAAATTGCCAAACGGGGTGAAGGGGTCGATGCGATCAAGCAGTTGATCCGTAATATCCGTTATGAAGATTACCTGTACGAAACCAGCACCAGCGCCAAAGCGGCAGAAATGCGGATGAAAAATATCTCCGAGTTGTACCGCTGGGTAACCGAGATGCTTAACGGTGATGATTTGGATGAACCTATGACCTTGCCCGAAGTCGTCACCCGATTGACATTACGGGATATGATGGAACGTAATCAGGAAGATGAAGGTGGCGATCAGGTGCAGTTGATGACGCTGCATGCTTCCAAAGGCTTGGAGTTTCCTTATGTCTTTATGGTGGGAATGGAAGAACGGATTTTGCCGCACCAAACCAGCATAGATGAAGACAATGTCGATGAAGAGCGTCGTTTAGCCTATGTGGGGATCACCCGGGCACAAAAAGAGCTCTGGTTTGTGATGTGTCGGGAGCGGCGCCAATTTGGTGAAACGCTGCGCTGTGAACCGAGCCGTTTTCTAGCTGAGTTGCCCCAAGATGACCTCGTATGGGAAAACCGTCAGACTCCGAAAACACCGGAGCAGCGGATGCAGACCGGTAAGGCTAATATCTCCAATTTGCGCGCCATGCTGAATAAAGGTAATTGA
- a CDS encoding diguanylate cyclase domain-containing protein, which yields MTSHIRVKDDANNTENEQPRYLDNRFRRLYSLSAKYKQAETMQKTLLKLSTIANLALNPEQFYPELYQQLQKLITVDRFYIVLCCPRTGELSIPFYADQQQQAAPPENLTQLLRHGLTGYILRTGKALLANPTDIERLYQSGNITRRDNDCLQWLGVPTLAHGHVIGALVVQNRQEEFHFSPSDIALMEFISQHVAGVLERGNEHDEMERAISQHTLKLRQAYNKLKQEVRIRRRTELLQKSLYEIANLAAANLNDNDFYQQIHRVLRHLLPAHNCYIALIDEQTDQLTFPFYVSELASRHPLSRPRQDGLTEYLMAKGHPLLLNHAEITRLMTQGKIYRQAPILNNSNLMHQWIGVPLFIHGRIMGNLAIYSFRDQQQLQNQDVELLTFVSQHIATAIERKLNASAMQKSFERLEVMVNARTQELGRINQALELEILRRQKVEQQLTYDANHDTLTGLPNRAMFRERLTQAVRHLRRHKTDHFAVLFIDLDRFKLVNDTVGHVEGDHFLIETARRLRTCIRDNDTLARLGGDEFVILLDCIHQKEDVLEIGERVIRVLAAPYELSGQKFRSGASIGIAIATPQDSSETLLKNADNAMYQAKAKGKGCFVIFDPLRPSPRSGDGELADELAPALAAGQIKMQYLPIYKLNGNKIIAQEAKLYWEHPTLGHIHQLRLHTLAEQNGLRKELDNLAISLLINEWPIQPSNLPLHLTLSAESLRQPHSRKQLCHQLVSSDIPLSKLWLFFDEQALVQDSEHHVCSFDALSKTGVNLGISSYGTSFSALASLSFLPVTALKLDPCFATHLDSPRHLKLVKACFLAASALDLQVFCTGITSTAQQQAFIDIGIQWGQGPALGHSSYSHPQLHIA from the coding sequence ATGACAAGTCATATTCGCGTCAAGGATGACGCCAATAACACAGAAAATGAACAACCTCGTTATCTAGATAACAGATTTCGTCGACTTTATTCTCTTTCAGCTAAGTATAAGCAAGCTGAAACAATGCAAAAAACGCTGCTTAAACTCTCAACAATAGCCAACCTGGCCCTTAATCCCGAACAGTTTTACCCAGAACTTTATCAGCAACTACAAAAACTAATCACTGTCGATCGTTTCTACATCGTACTGTGCTGTCCAAGAACAGGTGAGTTATCCATTCCTTTTTATGCCGATCAACAACAACAAGCTGCGCCCCCAGAAAATCTAACGCAACTGTTACGTCATGGACTAACAGGTTATATCTTGCGCACAGGTAAAGCATTATTAGCAAATCCAACAGATATAGAGCGACTTTATCAATCCGGAAATATTACTCGCCGAGATAATGATTGTTTGCAATGGCTGGGGGTTCCGACCCTTGCCCATGGGCATGTTATTGGCGCATTAGTCGTGCAGAACCGTCAAGAGGAATTCCACTTCAGCCCGAGTGATATAGCGCTGATGGAGTTTATCAGTCAACATGTAGCAGGAGTGCTAGAACGGGGAAATGAACATGATGAAATGGAACGAGCAATTTCTCAACATACGCTAAAACTGAGGCAAGCTTATAATAAACTAAAACAAGAAGTCCGAATTCGTCGACGAACAGAGTTACTACAAAAGTCACTCTATGAAATTGCCAATCTAGCTGCTGCAAATTTAAATGATAATGACTTTTACCAGCAGATACATCGAGTCTTACGCCATCTATTACCCGCTCATAACTGTTATATCGCATTAATTGATGAACAGACAGATCAATTAACTTTCCCCTTTTATGTTTCAGAGCTAGCGAGTCGTCATCCCCTCTCTCGTCCTCGCCAAGATGGCCTCACCGAATATTTAATGGCTAAAGGTCACCCGCTACTATTGAATCATGCTGAAATCACTCGGCTGATGACACAAGGAAAAATTTACCGCCAAGCGCCTATTCTCAATAACAGTAATTTAATGCATCAATGGATTGGGGTACCGCTGTTTATCCATGGTCGTATCATGGGAAATTTAGCTATTTATAGCTTCCGAGATCAGCAGCAACTGCAAAATCAAGATGTGGAATTGCTCACGTTTGTTTCCCAACATATCGCCACAGCCATTGAACGCAAACTGAATGCCTCAGCAATGCAAAAAAGTTTTGAGCGGTTAGAGGTTATGGTTAATGCCCGAACCCAGGAATTGGGCCGAATAAACCAAGCGCTTGAACTGGAAATTCTACGGCGACAAAAAGTCGAGCAACAACTCACTTATGATGCTAATCACGATACTCTCACAGGGTTGCCTAATCGAGCGATGTTCCGGGAAAGGTTGACCCAGGCCGTGCGCCATTTGCGCCGTCATAAAACAGATCATTTTGCAGTGCTGTTTATCGATTTGGATCGGTTCAAACTCGTTAATGACACGGTTGGCCATGTAGAAGGGGATCATTTTCTCATTGAAACCGCCCGCCGATTGCGTACCTGTATAAGAGATAACGACACCTTAGCCCGCTTGGGCGGGGATGAGTTTGTCATTCTACTCGACTGTATTCATCAGAAAGAGGATGTACTGGAGATTGGTGAGCGGGTGATTCGGGTATTAGCTGCACCCTATGAACTAAGTGGGCAAAAATTCCGTTCTGGTGCCAGCATCGGCATTGCCATCGCTACCCCCCAAGATAGTAGCGAAACCTTACTCAAAAACGCTGATAACGCTATGTATCAAGCTAAAGCCAAGGGCAAAGGCTGTTTTGTGATTTTTGACCCGCTCAGGCCATCACCCCGTAGTGGTGATGGAGAATTGGCAGATGAATTGGCCCCGGCATTAGCGGCAGGACAAATCAAAATGCAGTATCTGCCTATATATAAGTTAAACGGCAATAAAATTATTGCCCAAGAAGCCAAACTCTATTGGGAACATCCCACACTGGGGCATATTCATCAGCTTAGGCTCCACACGTTGGCGGAACAGAATGGACTGCGCAAAGAGCTAGACAACTTGGCAATAAGCCTGCTTATCAATGAATGGCCCATCCAACCGTCTAATCTACCACTTCATTTAACCTTGAGTGCCGAATCTCTGCGCCAACCCCACAGCCGTAAACAACTGTGTCATCAACTGGTCAGCAGTGATATACCCTTGTCAAAATTGTGGCTATTTTTTGATGAGCAGGCTCTAGTGCAAGACAGTGAACATCATGTTTGTAGTTTTGATGCACTAAGTAAAACCGGGGTTAATCTTGGCATCAGTAGTTATGGCACCAGTTTCAGCGCACTGGCCAGTCTGTCATTTCTGCCCGTCACCGCATTAAAATTGGATCCCTGCTTCGCTACCCATTTAGACAGTCCGCGCCACCTTAAACTGGTCAAAGCCTGTTTTCTGGCAGCTTCTGCATTAGATTTACAGGTTTTTTGCACCGGCATCACCTCTACCGCGCAACAGCAAGCCTTTATTGACATCGGCATTCAATGGGGGCAAGGACCCGCGCTTGGCCATAGCAGCTACAGCCATCCTCAATTACACATTGCTTGA